A single region of the Melopsittacus undulatus isolate bMelUnd1 chromosome 10, bMelUnd1.mat.Z, whole genome shotgun sequence genome encodes:
- the TP53RK gene encoding EKC/KEOPS complex subunit TP53RK — translation MAAVSAVNDGVSSGEAAAPAMDETGAGNANGAGAAAAAVGEPEAEAPPLPGLQLVHQGAEARVYRGLFLGRAAVAKLRIPKRYRHPALEERLSRRRMAQEARSLLRCRRAGISAPVVYFVDYVTNSIYLEDIVGSITVQDHINSVQRSENDTSSLLTLAEKMGEVLARMHDEDLIHGDLTTSNILLRPPVEKLDLVLIDFGLSFISGLPEDKGVDLYVLEKAFLSTHPDTETLFQALLKSYAATSKKSGPVIKKLDEVRLRGRKRSMVG, via the exons ATGGCGGCGGTCTCAGCGGTGAATGACGGTGTGAGCTCCGGCGAGGCCGCGGCCCCTGCAATGGATGAGACCGGGGCCGGGAACGCGAAcggggccggggccgcggcTGCTGCAGTGGGCGAGCCTGAGGCCGAGGCGCCGCCGCTGCCGGGGCTGCAGCTGGTGCACCAGGGCGCCGAGGCGCGCGTTTACCGGGGGCTGTTCCTCGGGCGGGCGGCGGTGGCCAAGCTCCGCATCCCGAAGCGGTACCGGCACCCGGCGCTGGAGGAGCGGCTGAGCCGGCGGCGCATGGCGCAGGAGGCGCGGTCGCTGCTGCGGTGCCGGCGGGCAG GGATTTCAGCTCCAGTGGTCTACTTTGTGGATTATGTCACCAACTCCATATATCTTGAAGATATTGTAGGCTCGATTACTGTTCAAGATCATATTAATTCTGTACAGCGGAGTGAGAATGATACCAGCAGCCTGCTTACCTTAGCAGAGAAGATGGGTGAGGTGCTAGCGAGAATGCATGATGAAGATCTTATACATGGGGATCTTACAACTTCCAATATACTCCTGCGGCCACCCGTGGAGAAGCTGGACTTGGTGCTGATAGATTTTGGactcagttttatttcaggaCTGCCAGAAGATAAAGGAGTTGATTTGTATGTGCTGGAAAAAGCCTTTCTTAGCACACATCCAGATACTGAAACCTTATTTCAAGCTCTACTAAAGAGCTATGCAGCTACATCAAAAAAATCTGGCCCTGTGATCAAGAAGCTGGATGAAGTACGACTAAGGGGGAGGAAGAGATCCATGGTTGGATAG